One Bombilactobacillus folatiphilus genomic window, AATTCATCAATCGGAGTTATCGTTGCCAAAAAGCGCAAATTATTATAAACAGTAGCAATACTGATATTACTAGTTCGAGTCTTCAAATCATTAAAAACTTCTTCCGCAGTAGGATGATTGGTGTGCGACATCATATACGCTAAAATTTCTAGGCGTTGAGGAGTCATTCGAACTTTTTGATATTTCAATCGTTGAACTTCTTTATCAAACTCTTGTTTTAAATCTTCTGAAACCATAATTAATACCTCTTCACCAATCAGTTCTGTAATTCTGGAGCATCAGTATCGTATAAATTCAATAAAGATTTATTATTATTTTTAAATTCTAAACTTGTTTGATCTTTTTTATCTTGATCTTTTAACTTTTGCAAAGACTTACTCTTTGAATAATTATAATCTTTCTTATTAACTTTCTGAAATCCCTTAGGATTATAAAACCGTAATAAATCACCAGTTATAATTTTATCAGATAAGGACAATTCGGTTGCTACCTGATTAGACATTGTCTCTAGTCTTGAATGCTGATCCTTAGATAAATTTTTAGCAGGTGTTCCATTTTTAGTATAATAATAAGCCCCATTGACCTTAGTAAATTCTGGAGATACAAAATCACCATCCCTAAATGCAACTAATTGAGGATGATTAGGTGCCAGTAAATCAGAGCCAAATTGAATATTATCTTTATTATTAACCCCTAACAAATTCAAAATGGTTGGCAGAGCATCAATTTCGCCACCATAAGTGTGATTAATTCCGCCTTGGATACCCTTCATATGAATCATAAACGGTACTCGTTGGAATTGTGCGTTATCAAAATCATTAAATTTCTTTTTACCCAACAATTTTGCAACGGCTTTCTTATGATTACCCGAAATTCCATAATGATCGCCATAAAAGACTACCATACTGTTTTTATCTAAACCTGTGGCCTTCAACCAATTCATAAATTCGCCAACGGACTGATCCAAATAATGCGCAGTTTGAACATAACCATCAACCGTACTATCACCGGTATCAGTTTTAGCGATAGATTGGTTTTTCTTATCCAACAAATAAGGATAATGGTTCGTAACGGTAATAATCTTAGAATAAAAAGGTTGGGGTAATTTTTGAATATAATTGGCAGTATCTTTCATAAAAATTTTATCTTTCATACCGTAACCAATATTGTAACTTTTCTTTTGTTTATAGTAATTAGAGCTGAAGAAATAATCATATCCCCAAGATTTGTACGTGTTATCACGATTCCAAAAACTAGGAACATCCCCGTGAAATGAAGCAGTTGTGTATCCATGTTGATCTAAAATTGCTGGTGCCGCCTGAAATGTGTTAGACGTTCCATCGGTTACCATTGCGGCACCTTCTGGCAACCCAAATAAAGAATTTTCCATCATCATTTCAGCATCGGCAGTTTTACCTTGACCCACTTGATTAAAGAAATTATCGAAACTTAAGGTATTTTGTTCATGATAAATCTTATTCAAATTAGGAGTAACTTCTTGTCCGTCCCATTTAAAGTCAATGAGAAATTGTTGAAAACTTTCCAAATGAATCACAAAAACATTTTTACCTTTAGCCACCCCCGTATACTGAACATTAGGCGCAACGTAGTTATTATTAATATACTTTTTGACTGTCTTCATGTCTGAACTATCAGCGTTAGCTTTTACAGCACTAGTTTTAGCAGCCTTAATTGTATCATAAACAGAATAGGCATTTAAGCCTAAATATTTAACAATATAATTGTTATCAAAAGTTCTTGTCAATAAACCAGAGCGATCTTGTTGAGCCAAAGTTAAATTAATTCCAAAACTCACAACTGCAATTCCGGTAATAGTTAACGGAATTTTAAAATTAAGCTTAGTTTTATCAAGTTTAATAAATTTAATGATCAATAAAATAATCAAAATAGCCACATCAGAAAAAGCCAAGAAATCAGTAGGCAATATAATCCCTAAAATACTCGTTCCCAAATTATTAGATGCCGAACTTGATCCCTTAATAAGAGTTAGTGTCAAAAAATCAGAAAATTCACGATAATAAAGAATATTTGCAAATAACCATGTGGAAGTAATGGCGTCAATAATCATCATATAAATATATGACTTACGCCCCTTCATATAAAGAGAGATCCCCAACAATAAAATTGTCGTAGGAATTGGATTTAAAAACAGCAAGAAAGCTTGCATCACACTTTTTATACCCAAATTAAATTTAGTCAAACAAATCAAATACGTTTTAATCCAACATAAAATAACTGTCAGCATAAAAAATCCCAGTTTGGTATTTACTGACTGGTGTATCCGTTTAAAAAGGTTCTTCATTATTAATTTTTCCTCCACGGACTCTAGATTGAGTCCGTTCATTAATTGGTTTAAATGCTACTGCAATAATACCTAAAAACATGCCTAAATAGTAAGTGATAAAACGCCAAATAAACATACCTAAAATCAAGGTACTAGGTACACTGACATACTGTGAAAATAAAGCTTTAAAACTATATTCAGCACCACCAGTGCCTCCAGGAATAGGAAAAATAGAGGTAATCATCACAATCATAATTTGCATTATCAAAACTTCCACTATATTAACATGATCAACATGCAAAGCCAAAAGTGTGAAATAAACAACTAAATAGTAAAACAACAGTTGAAAAAACGTTAATACAGATGCCTTAAACACCTTTGTTTTTTCTTGTTTTAAAACTAAACTTTCTTGATAAAAATTATCTATTTTGTCCAGAACATTTTTAGTCCAACGTTCTTTTTTTTTCGAACTAACAACTAAACCAATTATCTTCATAATGCCAATTGCTAATTTACGTGTTAATCGATAATAAAACATCACCATTAATAATATACCAATTGTAAAAATATGAATCAAAAAACCACCGATAATTAATATCGCTAAACCACTAAAATGTTGCGCAATACGCTCAAATTGAAAAACCATGGCAATAATAAAATTAATTAATACAATTGTTTGATAGATAACAAATTTCATTAGCAAAACTGAACTTCCACGTCCAACTTCAACACCAGATTGAACTAGAGCAACAATCTGTGCAGGTTGACCGCCTGACGAAAAAGGTGTGATTGCATTAAATAATGCCTGAATCCAAGGAATCCGTATAATATTCCACCAATGATGCAATTCGTCGTCGCGATTGCGTAATAGGACTTTTAAAACCAGTGCCTCGAAGAAAAAAGAAAGAAACATTGACAAAAAAGCCACAAAAAGCCACCACCAATTTAAAGTGATTGCCTGATGAATTAAAATTTGAAAATTAGTTTTTCGAATTTCAAGCCAAAAAACTCCGCAACCAACAACTAACATTATCAATGTCGCAGCAAAATTCTTACGACTCATGTTTAACTCCCACTAAACGAGCCTGTTCGTCATAAAAATCACGCCAAATCGTACTGAGATGCTCTTCTGAATAATAATGTGCTGCTTTCAAAGATTTCTGTGCCAATTCTGATAAACATTGTGAGTCCTGACTCAACCTTTGAATTGCTCGATTCATTTGTTCATAATTTTGTGCAGGCAAATAATCCCCTTCAATAATTGAATGATAGAGATCCAAATCACGTAACAAGACCGGCGTTCCTGTATTAAATGCTTCCAATACTGACATAGGAAACAATTCATCGTATGAAGGTAACAAAAAAAGATCCGCAGCATTTAAATAATCATTCAATTCTGCACGTGGGATGATATCCGTAAACAATAAATTCTTGGGTGCTCGTTCAATCATCTTTTTATAACGATCATAGCCATCAGTCATCTGACCAAAGGAAAAACCACCAGCCCAAATAAACTTAAATTGGGGATTTTCTAACGCTAAACGGTAAAAATCATCAATTCCCTTACGCTTTTGAACCTGACCATCACCAAAAATCACAAAATCTTCCGATTGAATCTGTAAACGGGAACGTACTTGTCGACGTTTGGCTTCTGAAAAACGATAAAATTCCAGCTTGGAAACAAAATTGGGAATATATTTAACTTTTTGAGGATCAATCCCAGCTTTTTCTAATTTAGGAATAAAACTAGGATTCACGACGACCAACTGATCCATCCGCTTATAAAACGAAATCACATACTTGGCAACCGCACCCTTAGCAAAACTCGGAATTTTCAAACTTCCATCCAGCGTTTCAGGTAAAAAATGGACATAACCAATTTTGCGACCACGCTTTTTAAAAAATGTTGAAAGATAAAATTGCGGATCAATTGTGTGGTAATGACTGATATCACTAGGATGTTGATAATCGTTGACTCGAATTTTAAAATCATTACGCAAATAAGTTTTCATCAAACGGAGTAACTCACTATACGCACTACCCACCCCTTGACCGGCAACCTTTTGTGACGAAGAAAACATCGTTATATTAGTCATCATAATATTGACCATCCTTCAGCGGTTCATTAGCTAATTTTTTACGTAAAAAATATTTATAAGAATTTTGATAAAATTCCAACACTTGATCACCAAATAAATCTGCTGAAATTTCATATAATTTTTGTTTGCGTGGTTTAGGATCATCGAATAAATTAGGATGATCAATATACTGTATCACCAAATATGCCAATTGCTTAGGATCCTGATAAGTTACTCCCAAGGCTGGATCATTCAATAATTGATCAGTATAAGGACTAGACCGCACCACACATTTCAAACCAGAAGCTAATGCTTCAATAAAAGTCAGGCCCTGAGATTCTGTATCACTGGCTGAAACAAATAAATCCGCTAAATGATAGTATGGTGCAACATGATCATGATCAACTTCACCAACAAATTTGACATGCTCTTGAATCCGTAACCGATCGACTTGCACAAGCAAATCATCCATATCAGGCCCACCACCAACGATAAGTAACATTATATCAGGATAATGTGAAATTAAATTGGGTAATTGTTGCAATAATAATTCAATTTTTTTCTCATTAGCAATTCGACTTAACGTCAACAAAATAGGCTGGCAATTAGTTAAATGTAATTGTTTTTCTAAAGTTGTAGTATCAATCTTTTGAGTAAAATTTGAAAGATCAACGCCCGTAGGAATAATTGTCATCGGTGTTTTAATGCCATAACGACTTAAAGTATCGTAAACCTTTTGACTAGGAGCGATCACACCAGACATTCCTGAAATAAATAATTTAGACATTTGCTTAACATGATACGGCTTTAACAGATGACCATTTAAAACATAATGTAAATAATCTTCATACATCGTGTGATACGTATGCACACAAGGAATTTTTAAACTATGAGCTACAAATTTACCAATTAAACCTAACGAAAATTCTGTTTGTGTATGCACAATGTCTAAATTTAACTCTTTAGCCAATTTCAGAGCATGAAACATACCTCGATAAGCAATGCGACGATCTGTAAAGGAAATAAAGGGCACACTTCCCAACCGAAAAATATTTGGCTCAATTGTATTTTTATCTACATGCGGATCCGTTGTCGTAAAAATATAGACAGTGTTCCCTTTTTGTTCTAAGTCATTTTTTAAAGTTTGAATCGAAGTTGCTACGCCACTGACTTGTGGAAAATAAGTATCCGTAAATATCCCAATATTCATTCATCAGTGCTCCCTTGAATTTGGTTAATATATTTAATTATATCAAAATAAATCCACAAAGCCCATTTATACCAAATAAAAAAACGATGACTTCATATGAATTTTTCAAAATGGTAACATTGTTGAAATTCATAGCGTACTCACCGTTTTATTTGAACACATTGTTTAATATTTACTGACCCACATTAATTATAACGTCCCACGTTCTTTTAACTTCTCATCAATCAACTTCAGAACTTTTGCTCGATCATGTTCATTTTCTACAAAATCATACTCATCACAGCTAATTTTCATTTTAGGACTATAGTGATAGTCAGCATACCACTGGTCATAACGTCCCAATAAATTATGATAATAATCAATCAGCGAAGGATCATTTTCAGGCAATTCATACGAACGACCACGTTTTTGAATATGCTCCAACATTTTATCGTAGGAAACATCCAAATGTACTAGTAAATCAGGTGCTTTTTTATGTGCAGCGTAAGGCAACTCTTCCATCATATTGTCTAATAATTCGTCATAAACTTTTACTTCTTGATCTGTAGCTCGTCCCATATCAGCATTGATATGGAAAAATAAAGAATCCTCATAAATTGAACGGTCCAAAACATTATTATCATCAGCCAAAGCTTGTTTAATCGATGCAAAACGTTTATTCAGAAAATAAATTTGCAATAAAAAAGCATATTTTTTAGGATCTGCATAAAACAAAGGCAAGACTGGATTATCGTCCACCTGCTCGTAAAAAGCTTTGGTTCCTAAATGTTCAGAAACTAGCGTTGCCAAACTACTTTTTCCAGCACCAATCATACCGCTCAAAACTATCATCATATTGTCCTCCTCTAAACACATT contains:
- a CDS encoding glycosyltransferase — translated: MNIGIFTDTYFPQVSGVATSIQTLKNDLEQKGNTVYIFTTTDPHVDKNTIEPNIFRLGSVPFISFTDRRIAYRGMFHALKLAKELNLDIVHTQTEFSLGLIGKFVAHSLKIPCVHTYHTMYEDYLHYVLNGHLLKPYHVKQMSKLFISGMSGVIAPSQKVYDTLSRYGIKTPMTIIPTGVDLSNFTQKIDTTTLEKQLHLTNCQPILLTLSRIANEKKIELLLQQLPNLISHYPDIMLLIVGGGPDMDDLLVQVDRLRIQEHVKFVGEVDHDHVAPYYHLADLFVSASDTESQGLTFIEALASGLKCVVRSSPYTDQLLNDPALGVTYQDPKQLAYLVIQYIDHPNLFDDPKPRKQKLYEISADLFGDQVLEFYQNSYKYFLRKKLANEPLKDGQYYDD
- a CDS encoding deoxynucleoside kinase; protein product: MIVLSGMIGAGKSSLATLVSEHLGTKAFYEQVDDNPVLPLFYADPKKYAFLLQIYFLNKRFASIKQALADDNNVLDRSIYEDSLFFHINADMGRATDQEVKVYDELLDNMMEELPYAAHKKAPDLLVHLDVSYDKMLEHIQKRGRSYELPENDPSLIDYYHNLLGRYDQWYADYHYSPKMKISCDEYDFVENEHDRAKVLKLIDEKLKERGTL
- a CDS encoding lysylphosphatidylglycerol synthase transmembrane domain-containing protein; amino-acid sequence: MSRKNFAATLIMLVVGCGVFWLEIRKTNFQILIHQAITLNWWWLFVAFLSMFLSFFFEALVLKVLLRNRDDELHHWWNIIRIPWIQALFNAITPFSSGGQPAQIVALVQSGVEVGRGSSVLLMKFVIYQTIVLINFIIAMVFQFERIAQHFSGLAILIIGGFLIHIFTIGILLMVMFYYRLTRKLAIGIMKIIGLVVSSKKKERWTKNVLDKIDNFYQESLVLKQEKTKVFKASVLTFFQLLFYYLVVYFTLLALHVDHVNIVEVLIMQIMIVMITSIFPIPGGTGGAEYSFKALFSQYVSVPSTLILGMFIWRFITYYLGMFLGIIAVAFKPINERTQSRVRGGKINNEEPF
- a CDS encoding glycosyltransferase family 4 protein, which produces MTNITMFSSSQKVAGQGVGSAYSELLRLMKTYLRNDFKIRVNDYQHPSDISHYHTIDPQFYLSTFFKKRGRKIGYVHFLPETLDGSLKIPSFAKGAVAKYVISFYKRMDQLVVVNPSFIPKLEKAGIDPQKVKYIPNFVSKLEFYRFSEAKRRQVRSRLQIQSEDFVIFGDGQVQKRKGIDDFYRLALENPQFKFIWAGGFSFGQMTDGYDRYKKMIERAPKNLLFTDIIPRAELNDYLNAADLFLLPSYDELFPMSVLEAFNTGTPVLLRDLDLYHSIIEGDYLPAQNYEQMNRAIQRLSQDSQCLSELAQKSLKAAHYYSEEHLSTIWRDFYDEQARLVGVKHES
- a CDS encoding Fur family transcriptional regulator, translated to MVSEDLKQEFDKEVQRLKYQKVRMTPQRLEILAYMMSHTNHPTAEEVFNDLKTRTSNISIATVYNNLRFLATITPIDELTYDDRSIHFDYYHHEHFHAICTKCGKIYDVNYSDYPLLHRHLKQESGFEISKINLNIQGICKKCQKGVAKEEKS
- a CDS encoding LTA synthase family protein — its product is MKNLFKRIHQSVNTKLGFFMLTVILCWIKTYLICLTKFNLGIKSVMQAFLLFLNPIPTTILLLGISLYMKGRKSYIYMMIIDAITSTWLFANILYYREFSDFLTLTLIKGSSSASNNLGTSILGIILPTDFLAFSDVAILIILLIIKFIKLDKTKLNFKIPLTITGIAVVSFGINLTLAQQDRSGLLTRTFDNNYIVKYLGLNAYSVYDTIKAAKTSAVKANADSSDMKTVKKYINNNYVAPNVQYTGVAKGKNVFVIHLESFQQFLIDFKWDGQEVTPNLNKIYHEQNTLSFDNFFNQVGQGKTADAEMMMENSLFGLPEGAAMVTDGTSNTFQAAPAILDQHGYTTASFHGDVPSFWNRDNTYKSWGYDYFFSSNYYKQKKSYNIGYGMKDKIFMKDTANYIQKLPQPFYSKIITVTNHYPYLLDKKNQSIAKTDTGDSTVDGYVQTAHYLDQSVGEFMNWLKATGLDKNSMVVFYGDHYGISGNHKKAVAKLLGKKKFNDFDNAQFQRVPFMIHMKGIQGGINHTYGGEIDALPTILNLLGVNNKDNIQFGSDLLAPNHPQLVAFRDGDFVSPEFTKVNGAYYYTKNGTPAKNLSKDQHSRLETMSNQVATELSLSDKIITGDLLRFYNPKGFQKVNKKDYNYSKSKSLQKLKDQDKKDQTSLEFKNNNKSLLNLYDTDAPELQN